The proteins below come from a single Esox lucius isolate fEsoLuc1 chromosome 7, fEsoLuc1.pri, whole genome shotgun sequence genomic window:
- the c7h17orf49 gene encoding chromatin complexes subunit BAP18, protein MRLVLYITVNWRHKFKMTSASTKVGEIFSAAGAAFTKLGELTMQLHPVVADSSPAGAKWTETEIEMLRSAVRRFGDDLNSISSVIKERTVAQIKTTVKRKLYEDSRMPLSSDSPKKTSKKTTVTMATAPAPVVPTVLAVPTSQVVVTTGLQGPSPLPSAIKKQKTADVTLSALNDSDVNSDLVDIEGLGDGSNTKKLNFDQESLNLDSSLIMNSSDLPLLSR, encoded by the exons ATGAGATTGGTTTTATACATAACTGTAAATTGGAGACATAAATTCAAAATGACTTCAGCATCTACTAAG GTGGGAGAGATCTTTTCAGCTGCCGGAGCTGCCTTCACCAAGCTGGGTGAACTTACCATGCAGCTACATCCAGTAGTAGCTGACTCCAGTCCTGCAGG TGCCAAATGGACTGAGACAGAAATTGAGATGCTGCGGTCAGCTGTGAGGCGGTTTGGCGATGATCTGAACAGTATCAGCTCTGTGATTAAGGAACGCACTGT AGCTCAGATAAAGACTACAGTGAAGAGAAAACTGTACGAGGATAGCAGAATGCCCCTCTCGTCCGACTCCCCCAAAAAGACCTCCAAGAAGACCACAGTCACCATGGCAACTGCACCAGCCCCCGTGGTCCCAACTGTCTTAGCAGTGCCCACCTCACAGGTCGTTGTGACAACAGGGCTCCAAGGTCCTTCCCCTTTGCCCTCAGCcatcaagaaacaaaaaacagcag atgtgacACTCAGTGCTCTGAATGACTCTGATGTAAACAGCGATCTTGTGGACATTGAAGGGTTGGGAGATGGCTCCAACACCAAGAAGCTCAACTTTGATCAAG
- the LOC105023937 gene encoding arrestin red cell isoform X1 has product MGDKAGTRVFKKSSPNCKVTVYLGKRDFVDHLDQVDPVDGVILVDPEYLKDRKVFVTLTCAFRYGREDLDVLGLSFRKDLYISTFQAFPPIAEERKANSRLQERLLKKLGQQAHPFYFTIPQNLPCSVTLQPGPEDTGKACGVDFEIRAFCAKSIEEKIHKRNSVRLVIRKVQYAPEKPGPQPMVETTRSFLMSDRSLHLEASLDKELYYHGEPISVNVHVTNNSTKTVKRVKISVRQYADICLFSTAQYKCPVAQLEADDQVSSSSTFCKVYTLTPTLDKNREKRGLALDGKLKHEDTNLASSTIVKDVTNKEVLGILVSYRVKVKLVISRGGDVSVELPFVLMHPKPTEPPTSRPQSTVPESDPPIDTNLIEFETNSFSQDDDFVFEDFARLRLKGMADDKDEDC; this is encoded by the exons GTCACCGTATACCTGGGAAAGAGAGACTTTGTGGATCACCTTGACCAGGTGGACCCAGTTG ATGGTGTGATTTTAGTGGACCCTGAGTATCTTAAAGACAGGAAAG TGTTTGTGACGCTGACGTGTGCGTTCCGCTATGGACGTGAGGACCTGGATGTGCTGGGTTTGTCCTTCCGGAAGGATCTCTACATCTCCACCTTCCAGGCCTTCCCCCCAATCGCAGAGGAACGCAAAGCCAACAGCCGCCTGCAGGAGCGACTGTTGAAGAAACTTGGCCAGCAGGCACATCCCTTCTATTTCACT ATTCCCCAGAACCTACCATGCTCCGTCACCTTACAGCCAGGACCAGAAGACACCGGAAAG GCATGTGGGGTAGACTTTGAGATCAGAGCTTTCTGTGCCAAATCAATAGAGGAGAAGATTCACAAGCG GAACTCTGTACGGCTGGTTATCCGTAAGGTGCAGTATGCCCCAGAGAAGCCAGGGCCTCAGCCCATGGTGGAGACCACACGTAGCTTCCTCATGTCAGACCGCTCGTTACACCTGGAGGCCTCCCTGGATAAAGAGCTGTACTACCATGGAGAACCTATCAGTGTGAATGTTCACGTCACCAACAACTCCACCAAGACTGTCAAAAGAGTCAAAATCTCAG TGCGACAGTATGCTGACATCTGTCTGTTCAGTACAGCTCAGTACAAGTGTCCAGTGGCTCAGCTAGAGGCTGA TGACCAGGTGTCATCCAGCTCTACGTTCTGTAAGGTGTATACTCTGACCCCCACGCTCGACAAGAACCGTGAGAAGAGAGGCCTGGCCCTGGATGGAAAGCTCAAACATGAGGACACCAACCTGGCCTCCAGCACCAT TGTTAAGGATGTGACTAACAAAGAGGTCCTTGGCATCCTGGTGTCCTACAGGGTCAAAGTCAAACTGGTGATCTCTCGCGGAGG AGATGTGTCGGTAGAGCTGCCCTTTGTCTTAATGCACCCCAAACCCACAGAGCCGCCCACATCCCGCCCGCAGTCAA CTGTGCCAGAGTCTGACCCTCCCATCGACACCAACCTGATAGAATTTGAAACAAA TAGTTTCTCCCAAGATGACGACTTTGTGTTTGAGGACTTTGCCCGCCTACGGCTTAAAGGAATGGCTGATGATAAGGACGAGGACTGCTAg
- the LOC105023937 gene encoding arrestin red cell isoform X2 codes for MGDKAGTRVFKKSSPNCKVTVYLGKRDFVDHLDQVDPVDGVILVDPEYLKDRKVFVTLTCAFRYGREDLDVLGLSFRKDLYISTFQAFPPIAEERKANSRLQERLLKKLGQQAHPFYFTIPQNLPCSVTLQPGPEDTGKACGVDFEIRAFCAKSIEEKIHKRNSVRLVIRKVQYAPEKPGPQPMVETTRSFLMSDRSLHLEASLDKELYYHGEPISVNVHVTNNSTKTVKRVKISVRQYADICLFSTAQYKCPVAQLEADDQVSSSSTFCKVYTLTPTLDKNREKRGLALDGKLKHEDTNLASSTIVKDVTNKEVLGILVSYRVKVKLVISRGGDVSVELPFVLMHPKPTEPPTSRPQSTVPESDPPIDTNLIEFETNFSQDDDFVFEDFARLRLKGMADDKDEDC; via the exons GTCACCGTATACCTGGGAAAGAGAGACTTTGTGGATCACCTTGACCAGGTGGACCCAGTTG ATGGTGTGATTTTAGTGGACCCTGAGTATCTTAAAGACAGGAAAG TGTTTGTGACGCTGACGTGTGCGTTCCGCTATGGACGTGAGGACCTGGATGTGCTGGGTTTGTCCTTCCGGAAGGATCTCTACATCTCCACCTTCCAGGCCTTCCCCCCAATCGCAGAGGAACGCAAAGCCAACAGCCGCCTGCAGGAGCGACTGTTGAAGAAACTTGGCCAGCAGGCACATCCCTTCTATTTCACT ATTCCCCAGAACCTACCATGCTCCGTCACCTTACAGCCAGGACCAGAAGACACCGGAAAG GCATGTGGGGTAGACTTTGAGATCAGAGCTTTCTGTGCCAAATCAATAGAGGAGAAGATTCACAAGCG GAACTCTGTACGGCTGGTTATCCGTAAGGTGCAGTATGCCCCAGAGAAGCCAGGGCCTCAGCCCATGGTGGAGACCACACGTAGCTTCCTCATGTCAGACCGCTCGTTACACCTGGAGGCCTCCCTGGATAAAGAGCTGTACTACCATGGAGAACCTATCAGTGTGAATGTTCACGTCACCAACAACTCCACCAAGACTGTCAAAAGAGTCAAAATCTCAG TGCGACAGTATGCTGACATCTGTCTGTTCAGTACAGCTCAGTACAAGTGTCCAGTGGCTCAGCTAGAGGCTGA TGACCAGGTGTCATCCAGCTCTACGTTCTGTAAGGTGTATACTCTGACCCCCACGCTCGACAAGAACCGTGAGAAGAGAGGCCTGGCCCTGGATGGAAAGCTCAAACATGAGGACACCAACCTGGCCTCCAGCACCAT TGTTAAGGATGTGACTAACAAAGAGGTCCTTGGCATCCTGGTGTCCTACAGGGTCAAAGTCAAACTGGTGATCTCTCGCGGAGG AGATGTGTCGGTAGAGCTGCCCTTTGTCTTAATGCACCCCAAACCCACAGAGCCGCCCACATCCCGCCCGCAGTCAA CTGTGCCAGAGTCTGACCCTCCCATCGACACCAACCTGATAGAATTTGAAACAAA TTTCTCCCAAGATGACGACTTTGTGTTTGAGGACTTTGCCCGCCTACGGCTTAAAGGAATGGCTGATGATAAGGACGAGGACTGCTAg
- the si:ch1073-143l10.2 gene encoding autophagy protein 16, whose translation MESWKSHVRAELFQRDCTQKDPFSGVFGTLSKLAEQFNLRETFWDEVQRPSFKGDGGLTVDHKELQLQLRESEHITEKLSQTVSDLTTVLYLKDAELQYCHSQVSRYRKEAVTQARGANVLQVSLLNCESELERISKELTALQLEQQELRDELAAASREKEELLERWMEEKKDEAERVNRHNDTQERWHRFTRRLNKHLRREMMQPEQTSGHAGHVLQGLIPPGGPSTPK comes from the exons ATGGAAAGTTGGAAAAGTCACGTCCGCGCTGAACTTTTCCAGCGAGATTGTACGCAAAAGGACCCCTTCAGTGGTGTCTTTGGCACTT TGTCCAAACTTGCAGAGCAGTTTAATTTACGGGAGACATTTTGGGATGAGGTGCAGAGACCCAG TTTTAAAGGAGATGGTGGACTGACAGTTGACCACAAAGAGCTACAACTTCAGCTCAGAGAGAGTGAACATATAACAGAAAAG CTCTCCCAAACAGTCTCTGACTTGACTACTGTCCTTTACCTGAAAGATGCAGAGCTTCAATACTGCCACTCACA AGTGTCTCGCTATCGTAAGGAAGCTGTTACTCAAGCCAGGGGGGCCAACGTTCTGCAGGTCAGTCTATTAAATTGTGAGTCTGAATTGGAGAGAATTTCAAAGGAGTTGACAGCCCTGCAACTGGAGCAGCAAGAACTGAGGGACGAGCTTGCAGCAGCtagtagagagaaagaggagcttTTGGAGCGATggatggaggagaagaaggacgaggctgaGCGAGTGAACAGGCACAATGATACACAGGAAAG ATGGCATCGTTTTACCCGGCGACTCAATAAGCATCTCCGGAGAGAGATGATGCAACCAGAACAAACCAGTGGTCATGCTGGGCATGTGCTGCAGGGCCTCATACCTCCAGGGGGCCCCTCAACcccaaaataa
- the rnasekb gene encoding ribonuclease kappa-B, which produces MPSLLFCGPKMAACGIVISIWGVIMLVMLGIFFSAKSAVLIEDVPFTEEDIRNDKNPPGTIYGLYNQVGINCFIAAAIYVAVGAVSLCQVRLNKRQEYMVT; this is translated from the exons ATGCCATCGCTTTTATTTTGCGGTCCGAAGATGGCCGCTTGTGGAATAGTGATCAGCATATGGGGAGTCATCATGCTG GTGATGTTGGGGATCTTCTTCAGTGCAAAGTCAGCTGTGCTGATTGAGGACGTACCTTTCACTGAGGAGGACATCCGCAATGA TAAGAACCCACCGGGAACCATCTATGGACTTTACAACCAGGTTGGCATCAATTGCTTCATTGCGGCAGCCATCTATGTTGCGGTGGGGGCAGTGTCACTCTGCCAGGTCAGACTGAACAAGCGACAGGAGTACATGGTGACCTAA